One genomic window of Evansella cellulosilytica DSM 2522 includes the following:
- a CDS encoding DUF72 domain-containing protein: MIWVGLTGWGDHDSLYEKQSHKLTTYASHFPIVEVDSSFYAIPPQRNIEKWMEETPSTFTFIVKAFQGITGHLRGDIPYDSRTKMFEAFKQSIQPMKEANKLAMILLQFPPWFECNKENVTYLRYCRQQFSHWDIALEFRHRSWYNEQFMEKTIAFMEEDEWIHSICDEPQAGERSIPFVPHVTNKNKTLFRFHGRNIYGWSSPRKGENWRDVRYLYEYNNEELTDLAKKIENLSHKTKESYVLFNNNSGGHAAKNGKQFIEKLKLNYIGLAPRQLHLFD, encoded by the coding sequence GTGATTTGGGTAGGTTTAACAGGCTGGGGAGATCATGACTCTCTCTATGAAAAACAATCACATAAGCTCACTACGTATGCTAGCCACTTTCCAATTGTAGAAGTTGATTCATCCTTTTATGCGATCCCACCACAGCGAAACATTGAAAAATGGATGGAAGAAACTCCTTCTACATTTACATTTATAGTGAAAGCTTTTCAAGGCATTACGGGACACTTAAGAGGAGATATTCCTTACGATTCAAGGACAAAAATGTTCGAAGCATTTAAACAATCAATTCAGCCAATGAAGGAAGCGAACAAACTGGCGATGATCCTTTTACAATTTCCACCGTGGTTTGAATGTAATAAAGAAAATGTTACCTATTTAAGATATTGTAGACAACAGTTTTCTCACTGGGATATCGCTTTAGAATTTAGACATCGTTCATGGTATAATGAACAATTCATGGAAAAAACAATTGCATTTATGGAAGAAGATGAATGGATACATAGTATATGTGATGAGCCTCAAGCAGGAGAACGTTCTATTCCATTTGTCCCTCATGTTACGAATAAAAACAAAACGCTGTTCCGTTTTCATGGACGGAATATTTATGGTTGGTCTAGTCCGAGAAAAGGTGAAAATTGGCGTGATGTTAGGTATTTATATGAATATAATAATGAAGAGTTAACAGATCTAGCTAAAAAAATCGAAAATCTATCTCATAAAACGAAAGAATCTTACGTTTTGTTTAATAATAATTCTGGTGGTCATGCAGCAAAAAATGGGAAGCAGTTTATTGAAAAATTAAAGTTAAATTATATAGGATTAGCGCCTCGACAATTACACTTATTTGATTGA
- a CDS encoding bifunctional metallophosphatase/5'-nucleotidase — protein MKVKKLRILHTNDLHSQLENWSAVVALIKERRNEAEANGEEVLLFDVGDHIDRVHPISEGLKGKGNVTLLNKLHYDAVTIGNNEGITFSKEDLNRLYEEANFPVLICNLFDETNERPSWAKPYKIIETKNKLKVGVIGATIPFSLFYQTLGWKIADPFTCLEPLIKKIRPEVDYLICLSHLGLHQDEQLAVKYPQFDFIIGAHTHHVLESGKMINGTWINQSGRSGKYIGEIKLTHRNKEADPIVDVHSIKVNTNNKDQFTEDLLTTLEIDSHKQLNQTVARLDEPQEVNWYKETPIIRLLARGLREWCDADISMVNAGVLLDGLKEGEVTIKDIHRICPHPINPASVTITGQGLLEITRMARSQEMIELKLKGFGFRGKVLGEMIFDGLTLPHDGFIHENNVFIHGELIEGDKVYKLATLDMFTLGKLYPEISGCKDKTYYMPEFLRDILIWKLKNR, from the coding sequence GTGAAAGTGAAGAAGCTTAGAATTCTTCATACAAACGATTTACATAGTCAATTAGAAAATTGGTCAGCCGTCGTTGCGCTTATTAAAGAAAGAAGAAATGAAGCAGAGGCGAACGGTGAAGAAGTACTTTTATTTGATGTCGGAGATCACATAGATCGTGTACATCCCATTTCTGAAGGATTAAAGGGAAAAGGGAATGTAACACTATTAAATAAACTTCATTACGACGCAGTAACGATCGGTAATAATGAAGGAATTACTTTTTCAAAAGAAGATTTAAATCGTTTGTATGAAGAAGCAAATTTTCCGGTTCTTATTTGTAACCTTTTTGATGAAACGAATGAAAGACCTTCCTGGGCTAAGCCATATAAAATAATCGAGACGAAAAATAAATTAAAAGTTGGAGTAATTGGTGCTACGATACCTTTTTCTCTCTTTTATCAAACGTTAGGTTGGAAAATAGCAGATCCATTCACTTGCTTGGAACCATTAATAAAAAAAATTCGTCCTGAAGTGGATTACCTTATATGTTTATCTCATTTAGGATTACATCAAGACGAACAGCTCGCAGTAAAGTATCCTCAATTTGATTTCATCATTGGGGCCCATACACACCATGTACTAGAGAGCGGTAAAATGATTAATGGCACTTGGATAAACCAATCCGGACGTTCAGGAAAATATATTGGAGAAATTAAACTTACGCATAGAAATAAAGAAGCGGATCCAATTGTTGATGTTCATTCGATAAAAGTAAATACGAATAACAAAGATCAATTTACAGAGGACTTACTCACTACTCTTGAAATTGATTCACATAAACAATTAAATCAAACCGTAGCTAGGCTAGACGAGCCCCAAGAAGTGAATTGGTATAAAGAAACCCCAATAATACGATTGTTGGCAAGAGGCTTAAGAGAATGGTGCGATGCAGATATAAGTATGGTAAACGCAGGGGTGCTTTTAGATGGTTTAAAAGAAGGTGAAGTAACAATAAAGGACATTCATCGGATTTGTCCTCACCCTATCAATCCTGCTAGTGTAACAATTACTGGTCAAGGTTTATTGGAGATTACACGAATGGCACGATCTCAGGAAATGATTGAGCTTAAATTAAAGGGTTTTGGCTTCCGTGGTAAAGTATTAGGAGAAATGATTTTTGATGGTCTTACATTGCCTCATGATGGTTTTATTCATGAGAACAATGTTTTTATTCATGGTGAATTAATTGAGGGAGACAAGGTCTATAAACTAGCTACACTAGATATGTTTACTCTAGGAAAATTGTACCCTGAAATTAGCGGGTGTAAGGATAAAACGTATTATATGCCAGAATTTTTAAGAGACATATTAATTTGGAAATTAAAGAACCGATAA
- a CDS encoding sulfite exporter TauE/SafE family protein, whose protein sequence is MEWIILLLLGLVAAILGSIMGLGGGIIVVPALMMLSGYMPILHGITPQIAVGTSLLIMIFTGLSSTLAYLKQKKVDYQSAFIFFGGSGPGALFGVWLNKDLNTDIFLIIFGTFIVLVSFVLMVRKYILPLKPAKKGVQRTYVNRAGVEITYGYHPIIGILIGFVVGMCSGLFGIGGGSLMVPAMILLFGFPPHIAVATSMLMIFLSAILSSVSHMALGNIDWLYVLALLPGAWIGGQLGAAINRKMQSDAIVNLLRVFLIIIGIRLIYQGITGS, encoded by the coding sequence ATGGAATGGATAATATTATTGCTTTTAGGCCTTGTAGCTGCCATTTTAGGAAGTATAATGGGACTTGGCGGAGGTATTATCGTTGTTCCGGCATTGATGATGCTAAGTGGGTATATGCCAATATTGCATGGGATTACACCCCAAATTGCTGTTGGAACTTCTCTGTTAATTATGATTTTTACAGGATTATCTTCCACATTAGCGTATTTAAAACAGAAGAAAGTTGATTACCAAAGTGCATTCATCTTTTTTGGAGGAAGTGGACCAGGCGCATTATTTGGTGTTTGGTTAAATAAAGATCTTAATACGGACATCTTTCTAATTATTTTTGGTACTTTTATTGTTTTAGTATCGTTCGTATTAATGGTAAGGAAGTACATTTTACCACTGAAGCCTGCAAAAAAAGGGGTACAGCGGACGTATGTTAATCGTGCAGGTGTTGAGATTACATACGGCTATCACCCAATTATAGGCATTCTCATTGGGTTTGTCGTTGGTATGTGCTCAGGGCTATTTGGTATTGGTGGGGGCTCTTTAATGGTTCCTGCAATGATATTGTTATTCGGTTTTCCGCCCCATATCGCTGTTGCAACATCTATGCTCATGATTTTTTTATCAGCCATTTTAAGCTCAGTATCACATATGGCTTTAGGTAACATTGATTGGCTATATGTTTTAGCATTACTTCCAGGTGCTTGGATTGGTGGACAACTTGGTGCAGCGATAAATAGAAAAATGCAAAGCGATGCTATCGTTAATCTCTTAAGAGTATTTTTAATTATCATTGGAATTAGATTGATATATCAAGGCATTACGGGAAGTTAA
- a CDS encoding YunC family protein has product MVEVQPMFIEGKPFTAVSVVLPKTNLLVVTNDKGYIMCGALDVALLNEKLKDRKVVAGRAVGVKTIEQLIEAPLESVTVEAENLGISKGMTGKEFLLKLT; this is encoded by the coding sequence ATGGTCGAAGTACAGCCAATGTTTATCGAAGGAAAACCTTTTACTGCAGTCTCTGTAGTACTGCCAAAAACGAACCTTTTAGTAGTTACAAATGATAAGGGTTATATCATGTGTGGAGCATTAGATGTAGCGTTACTTAACGAAAAATTAAAAGATCGCAAAGTGGTTGCAGGGAGAGCTGTTGGTGTGAAAACAATAGAACAATTAATTGAAGCCCCTTTAGAGTCTGTTACGGTAGAGGCAGAGAATTTAGGCATCTCTAAAGGAATGACAGGAAAAGAGTTTTTACTTAAATTAACATAA